The following are from one region of the Sciurus carolinensis chromosome 5, mSciCar1.2, whole genome shotgun sequence genome:
- the Cby2 gene encoding protein chibby homolog 2 isoform X1 has protein sequence MSPLECSQCFGDQLLHRTYTWHLTLHSRPNFTRKRNTRYENLEIPINVVLPQRGTAEPFLRLHNLYSTPRCSRQVQAALPRLSRKVVSQHSYPLNRFSSVPFEPMERPTSQADLELDYNPPRVQLSDEMFVFQDGRWVNENCRLPSPYFSPSSSFHHKLHHKRLAKEYLLQEENRALREENRALRDENRGLRKENKILQVFCEEHKATLGREESRASSPPLHKDNNASLEVVKKDNTALPSQCSKENSTLQLLREENRALQQLLEQRQAYWTQAEDKGAAVEESKPLPSPHQELPDQGPGLSSPFEEPKGPSTPQDDSKTLRALREMVSNLSGSSREEEGKAVAGLVSGEQPLQLLREMSQALQALREENRLLQDENRALHVLREEHRVFQEENKALWENNKLKLQQRLVIDTVTEVTARMEMLIEELYAFMPAKGKDLKKPSRV, from the exons ATGTCACCTCTGGAATGTTCTCAGTGTTTTGGTGACCAACTTCTGCATAGGACCTATACCTGGCACCTTACCTTG CACTCGAGGCCAAATtttacaaggaaaagaaataccaGATATGAGAACCTAGAAATTCCAATCAATGTGGTTCTACCTCAG AGGGGCACTGCCGAGCCCTTCCTGAGGCTCCACAACCTGTACTCCACTCCTCGCTGCTCACGGCAGGTGCAGGCAGCGCTGCCCCGGCTGAGCCGCAAGGTGGTCAGCCAGCACTCCTACCCGCTCAACCGCTTCTCCTCCGTGCCTTTCGAACCCATGGAGCGCCCCACCTCCCAGGCAGACCTGGAACTGGATTACAACCCTCCCCGGGTGCAGCTCAGCGACGAGATGTTCGTCTTCCAGGACGGAAGGTGGGTGAACGAGAATTGTCGCCTGCCGTCCCCttacttctctccttcctcctctttccaccACAAGCTGCACCATAAGAGGCTGGCCAAGGAGTACCTACTGCAGGAGGAGAACAGGGCCCTGCGGGAGGAGAACAGGGCCCTGCGGGACGAGAACAGGGGCCTCCGCAAGGAGAACAAGATCCTGCAGGTCTTCTGCGAGGAGCACAAGGCCACGCTGGGCCGCGAGGAGAGCCGCGCCTCCTCGCCCCCGCTGCACAAGGACAACAACGCGTCCCTGGAGGTGGTGAAGAAGGACAACACGGCCCTGCCGTCGCAGTGCAGCAAGGAGAACAGCACGCTGCAACTCCTGCGGGAGGAGAACCGAGCCCTGCAGCAGCTGCTGGAGCAGAGGCAGGCCTACTGGACCCAGGCCGAGGACAAGGGCGCCGCCGTGGAGGAGAGCAAACCGCTGCCCTCTCCTCACCAGGAGCTGCCGGACCAGGGCCCaggcctctcctctcccttcgAGGAGCCCAAAGGACCCTCGACCCCGCAGGATGACTCCAAGACGCTGCGCGCCTTGCGGGAGATGGTCAGCAACCTGTCCGGGTCTTCCAGGGAGGAAGAGGGCAAGGCGGTCGCAGGCCTGGTGAGTGGGGAGCAGCCCCTGCAGCTGCTGAGAGAGATGAGCCAGGCGCTGCAGGCCCTGCGCGAGGAGAACCGTCTCCTGCAGGACGAGAACAGGGCCCTGCACGTGCTGCGGGAGGAGCACCGCGTCTTCCAGGAGGAGAACAAGGCCCTGTGGGAGAACAATAAGCTGAAGCTGCAGCAGAGGCTGGTCATCGACACAGTGACCGAGGTCACAGCCCGCATGGAGATGCTCATTGAGGAACTGTATGCCTTCATGCCCGCCAAGGGCAAGGACCTCAAGAAGCCCAGCAGGGTCTGA
- the Cby2 gene encoding protein chibby homolog 2 isoform X2 translates to MSPLECSQCFGDQLLHRTYTWHLTLRGTAEPFLRLHNLYSTPRCSRQVQAALPRLSRKVVSQHSYPLNRFSSVPFEPMERPTSQADLELDYNPPRVQLSDEMFVFQDGRWVNENCRLPSPYFSPSSSFHHKLHHKRLAKEYLLQEENRALREENRALRDENRGLRKENKILQVFCEEHKATLGREESRASSPPLHKDNNASLEVVKKDNTALPSQCSKENSTLQLLREENRALQQLLEQRQAYWTQAEDKGAAVEESKPLPSPHQELPDQGPGLSSPFEEPKGPSTPQDDSKTLRALREMVSNLSGSSREEEGKAVAGLVSGEQPLQLLREMSQALQALREENRLLQDENRALHVLREEHRVFQEENKALWENNKLKLQQRLVIDTVTEVTARMEMLIEELYAFMPAKGKDLKKPSRV, encoded by the exons ATGTCACCTCTGGAATGTTCTCAGTGTTTTGGTGACCAACTTCTGCATAGGACCTATACCTGGCACCTTACCTTG AGGGGCACTGCCGAGCCCTTCCTGAGGCTCCACAACCTGTACTCCACTCCTCGCTGCTCACGGCAGGTGCAGGCAGCGCTGCCCCGGCTGAGCCGCAAGGTGGTCAGCCAGCACTCCTACCCGCTCAACCGCTTCTCCTCCGTGCCTTTCGAACCCATGGAGCGCCCCACCTCCCAGGCAGACCTGGAACTGGATTACAACCCTCCCCGGGTGCAGCTCAGCGACGAGATGTTCGTCTTCCAGGACGGAAGGTGGGTGAACGAGAATTGTCGCCTGCCGTCCCCttacttctctccttcctcctctttccaccACAAGCTGCACCATAAGAGGCTGGCCAAGGAGTACCTACTGCAGGAGGAGAACAGGGCCCTGCGGGAGGAGAACAGGGCCCTGCGGGACGAGAACAGGGGCCTCCGCAAGGAGAACAAGATCCTGCAGGTCTTCTGCGAGGAGCACAAGGCCACGCTGGGCCGCGAGGAGAGCCGCGCCTCCTCGCCCCCGCTGCACAAGGACAACAACGCGTCCCTGGAGGTGGTGAAGAAGGACAACACGGCCCTGCCGTCGCAGTGCAGCAAGGAGAACAGCACGCTGCAACTCCTGCGGGAGGAGAACCGAGCCCTGCAGCAGCTGCTGGAGCAGAGGCAGGCCTACTGGACCCAGGCCGAGGACAAGGGCGCCGCCGTGGAGGAGAGCAAACCGCTGCCCTCTCCTCACCAGGAGCTGCCGGACCAGGGCCCaggcctctcctctcccttcgAGGAGCCCAAAGGACCCTCGACCCCGCAGGATGACTCCAAGACGCTGCGCGCCTTGCGGGAGATGGTCAGCAACCTGTCCGGGTCTTCCAGGGAGGAAGAGGGCAAGGCGGTCGCAGGCCTGGTGAGTGGGGAGCAGCCCCTGCAGCTGCTGAGAGAGATGAGCCAGGCGCTGCAGGCCCTGCGCGAGGAGAACCGTCTCCTGCAGGACGAGAACAGGGCCCTGCACGTGCTGCGGGAGGAGCACCGCGTCTTCCAGGAGGAGAACAAGGCCCTGTGGGAGAACAATAAGCTGAAGCTGCAGCAGAGGCTGGTCATCGACACAGTGACCGAGGTCACAGCCCGCATGGAGATGCTCATTGAGGAACTGTATGCCTTCATGCCCGCCAAGGGCAAGGACCTCAAGAAGCCCAGCAGGGTCTGA
- the Cby2 gene encoding protein chibby homolog 2 isoform X3 yields MQPEGLKCRMEESNAERGTAEPFLRLHNLYSTPRCSRQVQAALPRLSRKVVSQHSYPLNRFSSVPFEPMERPTSQADLELDYNPPRVQLSDEMFVFQDGRWVNENCRLPSPYFSPSSSFHHKLHHKRLAKEYLLQEENRALREENRALRDENRGLRKENKILQVFCEEHKATLGREESRASSPPLHKDNNASLEVVKKDNTALPSQCSKENSTLQLLREENRALQQLLEQRQAYWTQAEDKGAAVEESKPLPSPHQELPDQGPGLSSPFEEPKGPSTPQDDSKTLRALREMVSNLSGSSREEEGKAVAGLVSGEQPLQLLREMSQALQALREENRLLQDENRALHVLREEHRVFQEENKALWENNKLKLQQRLVIDTVTEVTARMEMLIEELYAFMPAKGKDLKKPSRV; encoded by the exons ATGCAACCAGAAGGGTTGAAATGTAGGATGGAGGAATCCAATGCAGAG AGGGGCACTGCCGAGCCCTTCCTGAGGCTCCACAACCTGTACTCCACTCCTCGCTGCTCACGGCAGGTGCAGGCAGCGCTGCCCCGGCTGAGCCGCAAGGTGGTCAGCCAGCACTCCTACCCGCTCAACCGCTTCTCCTCCGTGCCTTTCGAACCCATGGAGCGCCCCACCTCCCAGGCAGACCTGGAACTGGATTACAACCCTCCCCGGGTGCAGCTCAGCGACGAGATGTTCGTCTTCCAGGACGGAAGGTGGGTGAACGAGAATTGTCGCCTGCCGTCCCCttacttctctccttcctcctctttccaccACAAGCTGCACCATAAGAGGCTGGCCAAGGAGTACCTACTGCAGGAGGAGAACAGGGCCCTGCGGGAGGAGAACAGGGCCCTGCGGGACGAGAACAGGGGCCTCCGCAAGGAGAACAAGATCCTGCAGGTCTTCTGCGAGGAGCACAAGGCCACGCTGGGCCGCGAGGAGAGCCGCGCCTCCTCGCCCCCGCTGCACAAGGACAACAACGCGTCCCTGGAGGTGGTGAAGAAGGACAACACGGCCCTGCCGTCGCAGTGCAGCAAGGAGAACAGCACGCTGCAACTCCTGCGGGAGGAGAACCGAGCCCTGCAGCAGCTGCTGGAGCAGAGGCAGGCCTACTGGACCCAGGCCGAGGACAAGGGCGCCGCCGTGGAGGAGAGCAAACCGCTGCCCTCTCCTCACCAGGAGCTGCCGGACCAGGGCCCaggcctctcctctcccttcgAGGAGCCCAAAGGACCCTCGACCCCGCAGGATGACTCCAAGACGCTGCGCGCCTTGCGGGAGATGGTCAGCAACCTGTCCGGGTCTTCCAGGGAGGAAGAGGGCAAGGCGGTCGCAGGCCTGGTGAGTGGGGAGCAGCCCCTGCAGCTGCTGAGAGAGATGAGCCAGGCGCTGCAGGCCCTGCGCGAGGAGAACCGTCTCCTGCAGGACGAGAACAGGGCCCTGCACGTGCTGCGGGAGGAGCACCGCGTCTTCCAGGAGGAGAACAAGGCCCTGTGGGAGAACAATAAGCTGAAGCTGCAGCAGAGGCTGGTCATCGACACAGTGACCGAGGTCACAGCCCGCATGGAGATGCTCATTGAGGAACTGTATGCCTTCATGCCCGCCAAGGGCAAGGACCTCAAGAAGCCCAGCAGGGTCTGA